A window of Mus pahari chromosome 7, PAHARI_EIJ_v1.1, whole genome shotgun sequence contains these coding sequences:
- the Cdca7l gene encoding cell division cycle-associated 7-like protein isoform X2, translating into MELATRSQIPKEVADIFNAPSDDEEFMGFQEDVPMENLSESCGSLDSLELEKQNVCFHSKYLTEELRRIFKEDTDSEMEDFEGFTESELNMSSNPELMESELSDSDKAYSMMSDAEEDDEEEATPRRGRSTRRSSFGLRVAFQFPTKKLAKTPDKNGLHLLNSKTDLRREKSSRQPKEKDDSASDAEDESRAESQGNSDALLKRAMNIKENKAMLAQLLAELNSVPDFFPVRTPPSASRRRTPRRAFSEGQITRRMNPTRSARPPEKFALENFTFSATKLTEELYSFRRRKTISGGKCQKYRRHRISSFRSVKDITEEDLENIAITVRDKVYDKVLGNTCHQCRQKTIDTKTVCRNQSCGGVRGQFCGPCLRNRYGEDVRTALLDPEWTCPPCRGICNCSYCRRRDGRCATGILIHLAKFYGYDNVKEYLESLQKKL; encoded by the exons ATCCCCAAAGAAGTAGCTGACATCTTCAATGCTCCCAGTGATGATGAAGAGTTTATGGGTTTCCAGGAGGATGTTCCCATGGAAAACCTGTCAGAGAGCTGTGGTAGTTTGGACTCACTGGAGTTGGAGAAACAG AATGTGTGCTTCCATTCCAAATACTTAACAGAAGAACTAAGAAGGATTTTCAAAGAGGACACGGACTCAGAAATGGAAGATTTTGAAGGATTTACGGAGAGCGAGCTGAACATGAGCAGTAACCCAGAG CTCATGGAGTCGGAGCTGAGCGACAGTGACAAAGCATACTCCATGATGAGTGATGCagaggaagatgatgaagagGAGGCTACACCTAGAAGAGGCAGGTCCACAAGAAGAAGCAGTTTTGGTCTTCGGGTAGCCTTTCAGTTCCCCACCAAAAAATTGGCAAAAACACCGGATAAAAATGGCTTACACTTGCTGAACAGTAAGACGGATCTTAGAAGAGAGAAGAGCTCCAGACAGCCCAAGGAAAAGGACGACTCTGCTTCTGACGCTGAGGACGAGTCCAGAGCTGAGAGCCAGGGGAATTCAGATGCTCTGCTGAAAAGGGCCATGAACATCAAAGAGAACAAGGCTATG CTTGCTCAGTTGTTGGCAGAATTGAATTCGGTGCCAGATTTCTTCCCTGTTCGGACGCCACCTTCGGCTTCT AGGAGGAGAACACCACGACGGGCCTTCTCAGAGGGACAGATCACACGGCGCATGAACCCAACCCGGAGCGCACGACCCCCAGAAAAGTTTGCTCTGGAAAACTTTACCTTCTCAGCCACCAAGCTTACTGAAGagctttacagtttcagaagaagaaagacaatcaGTGGG gggAAATGCCAGAAGTATAGACGTCACCGAATATCTTCTTTCCGCTCAGTGAAAGACATTACTGAGGAAGACTTGGAAAACATTGCCATAACTGTGCGTGATAAAGTCTATGATAAAGTGCTT GGTAACACGTGCCATCAGTGCCGGCAGAAGACCATCGATACCAAGACGGTCTGTCGGAACCAGAGCTGTGGCGGTGTGCGGGGACAGTTCTGTGGGCCTTGCCTGCGGAATCGCTATGGGGAGGATGTGCGGACAGCGTTGCTGGATCCG gaGTGGACATGTCCTCCCTGCCGTGGCATCTGCAATTGCAGTTACTGCCGGAGGCGAGATGGTCGCTGTGCTACTGGAATTCTCATTCATCTGGCCAAGTTCTACGGTTATGATAATGTCAAGGAGTACCTGGAGAG CTTACAGAAGAAGCTGTAG
- the Cdca7l gene encoding cell division cycle-associated 7-like protein isoform X3, with amino-acid sequence MELATRSQQNVCFHSKYLTEELRRIFKEDTDSEMEDFEGFTESELNMSSNPELMESELSDSDKAYSMMSDAEEDDEEEATPRRGRSTRRSSFGLRVAFQFPTKKLAKTPDKNGLHLLNSKTDLRREKSSRQPKEKDDSASDAEDESRAESQGNSDALLKRAMNIKENKAMLAQLLAELNSVPDFFPVRTPPSASRRRTPRRAFSEGQITRRMNPTRSARPPEKFALENFTFSATKLTEELYSFRRRKTISGGKCQKYRRHRISSFRSVKDITEEDLENIAITVRDKVYDKVLGNTCHQCRQKTIDTKTVCRNQSCGGVRGQFCGPCLRNRYGEDVRTALLDPEWTCPPCRGICNCSYCRRRDGRCATGILIHLAKFYGYDNVKEYLESLQKKL; translated from the exons CAGAATGTGTGCTTCCATTCCAAATACTTAACAGAAGAACTAAGAAGGATTTTCAAAGAGGACACGGACTCAGAAATGGAAGATTTTGAAGGATTTACGGAGAGCGAGCTGAACATGAGCAGTAACCCAGAG CTCATGGAGTCGGAGCTGAGCGACAGTGACAAAGCATACTCCATGATGAGTGATGCagaggaagatgatgaagagGAGGCTACACCTAGAAGAGGCAGGTCCACAAGAAGAAGCAGTTTTGGTCTTCGGGTAGCCTTTCAGTTCCCCACCAAAAAATTGGCAAAAACACCGGATAAAAATGGCTTACACTTGCTGAACAGTAAGACGGATCTTAGAAGAGAGAAGAGCTCCAGACAGCCCAAGGAAAAGGACGACTCTGCTTCTGACGCTGAGGACGAGTCCAGAGCTGAGAGCCAGGGGAATTCAGATGCTCTGCTGAAAAGGGCCATGAACATCAAAGAGAACAAGGCTATG CTTGCTCAGTTGTTGGCAGAATTGAATTCGGTGCCAGATTTCTTCCCTGTTCGGACGCCACCTTCGGCTTCT AGGAGGAGAACACCACGACGGGCCTTCTCAGAGGGACAGATCACACGGCGCATGAACCCAACCCGGAGCGCACGACCCCCAGAAAAGTTTGCTCTGGAAAACTTTACCTTCTCAGCCACCAAGCTTACTGAAGagctttacagtttcagaagaagaaagacaatcaGTGGG gggAAATGCCAGAAGTATAGACGTCACCGAATATCTTCTTTCCGCTCAGTGAAAGACATTACTGAGGAAGACTTGGAAAACATTGCCATAACTGTGCGTGATAAAGTCTATGATAAAGTGCTT GGTAACACGTGCCATCAGTGCCGGCAGAAGACCATCGATACCAAGACGGTCTGTCGGAACCAGAGCTGTGGCGGTGTGCGGGGACAGTTCTGTGGGCCTTGCCTGCGGAATCGCTATGGGGAGGATGTGCGGACAGCGTTGCTGGATCCG gaGTGGACATGTCCTCCCTGCCGTGGCATCTGCAATTGCAGTTACTGCCGGAGGCGAGATGGTCGCTGTGCTACTGGAATTCTCATTCATCTGGCCAAGTTCTACGGTTATGATAATGTCAAGGAGTACCTGGAGAG CTTACAGAAGAAGCTGTAG
- the Cdca7l gene encoding cell division cycle-associated 7-like protein isoform X4, protein MELATRSQNVCFHSKYLTEELRRIFKEDTDSEMEDFEGFTESELNMSSNPELMESELSDSDKAYSMMSDAEEDDEEEATPRRGRSTRRSSFGLRVAFQFPTKKLAKTPDKNGLHLLNSKTDLRREKSSRQPKEKDDSASDAEDESRAESQGNSDALLKRAMNIKENKAMLAQLLAELNSVPDFFPVRTPPSASRRRTPRRAFSEGQITRRMNPTRSARPPEKFALENFTFSATKLTEELYSFRRRKTISGGKCQKYRRHRISSFRSVKDITEEDLENIAITVRDKVYDKVLGNTCHQCRQKTIDTKTVCRNQSCGGVRGQFCGPCLRNRYGEDVRTALLDPEWTCPPCRGICNCSYCRRRDGRCATGILIHLAKFYGYDNVKEYLESLQKKL, encoded by the exons AATGTGTGCTTCCATTCCAAATACTTAACAGAAGAACTAAGAAGGATTTTCAAAGAGGACACGGACTCAGAAATGGAAGATTTTGAAGGATTTACGGAGAGCGAGCTGAACATGAGCAGTAACCCAGAG CTCATGGAGTCGGAGCTGAGCGACAGTGACAAAGCATACTCCATGATGAGTGATGCagaggaagatgatgaagagGAGGCTACACCTAGAAGAGGCAGGTCCACAAGAAGAAGCAGTTTTGGTCTTCGGGTAGCCTTTCAGTTCCCCACCAAAAAATTGGCAAAAACACCGGATAAAAATGGCTTACACTTGCTGAACAGTAAGACGGATCTTAGAAGAGAGAAGAGCTCCAGACAGCCCAAGGAAAAGGACGACTCTGCTTCTGACGCTGAGGACGAGTCCAGAGCTGAGAGCCAGGGGAATTCAGATGCTCTGCTGAAAAGGGCCATGAACATCAAAGAGAACAAGGCTATG CTTGCTCAGTTGTTGGCAGAATTGAATTCGGTGCCAGATTTCTTCCCTGTTCGGACGCCACCTTCGGCTTCT AGGAGGAGAACACCACGACGGGCCTTCTCAGAGGGACAGATCACACGGCGCATGAACCCAACCCGGAGCGCACGACCCCCAGAAAAGTTTGCTCTGGAAAACTTTACCTTCTCAGCCACCAAGCTTACTGAAGagctttacagtttcagaagaagaaagacaatcaGTGGG gggAAATGCCAGAAGTATAGACGTCACCGAATATCTTCTTTCCGCTCAGTGAAAGACATTACTGAGGAAGACTTGGAAAACATTGCCATAACTGTGCGTGATAAAGTCTATGATAAAGTGCTT GGTAACACGTGCCATCAGTGCCGGCAGAAGACCATCGATACCAAGACGGTCTGTCGGAACCAGAGCTGTGGCGGTGTGCGGGGACAGTTCTGTGGGCCTTGCCTGCGGAATCGCTATGGGGAGGATGTGCGGACAGCGTTGCTGGATCCG gaGTGGACATGTCCTCCCTGCCGTGGCATCTGCAATTGCAGTTACTGCCGGAGGCGAGATGGTCGCTGTGCTACTGGAATTCTCATTCATCTGGCCAAGTTCTACGGTTATGATAATGTCAAGGAGTACCTGGAGAG CTTACAGAAGAAGCTGTAG
- the Cdca7l gene encoding cell division cycle-associated 7-like protein isoform X1, whose amino-acid sequence MELATRSQIPKEVADIFNAPSDDEEFMGFQEDVPMENLSESCGSLDSLELEKQQNVCFHSKYLTEELRRIFKEDTDSEMEDFEGFTESELNMSSNPELMESELSDSDKAYSMMSDAEEDDEEEATPRRGRSTRRSSFGLRVAFQFPTKKLAKTPDKNGLHLLNSKTDLRREKSSRQPKEKDDSASDAEDESRAESQGNSDALLKRAMNIKENKAMLAQLLAELNSVPDFFPVRTPPSASRRRTPRRAFSEGQITRRMNPTRSARPPEKFALENFTFSATKLTEELYSFRRRKTISGGKCQKYRRHRISSFRSVKDITEEDLENIAITVRDKVYDKVLGNTCHQCRQKTIDTKTVCRNQSCGGVRGQFCGPCLRNRYGEDVRTALLDPEWTCPPCRGICNCSYCRRRDGRCATGILIHLAKFYGYDNVKEYLESLQKKL is encoded by the exons ATCCCCAAAGAAGTAGCTGACATCTTCAATGCTCCCAGTGATGATGAAGAGTTTATGGGTTTCCAGGAGGATGTTCCCATGGAAAACCTGTCAGAGAGCTGTGGTAGTTTGGACTCACTGGAGTTGGAGAAACAG CAGAATGTGTGCTTCCATTCCAAATACTTAACAGAAGAACTAAGAAGGATTTTCAAAGAGGACACGGACTCAGAAATGGAAGATTTTGAAGGATTTACGGAGAGCGAGCTGAACATGAGCAGTAACCCAGAG CTCATGGAGTCGGAGCTGAGCGACAGTGACAAAGCATACTCCATGATGAGTGATGCagaggaagatgatgaagagGAGGCTACACCTAGAAGAGGCAGGTCCACAAGAAGAAGCAGTTTTGGTCTTCGGGTAGCCTTTCAGTTCCCCACCAAAAAATTGGCAAAAACACCGGATAAAAATGGCTTACACTTGCTGAACAGTAAGACGGATCTTAGAAGAGAGAAGAGCTCCAGACAGCCCAAGGAAAAGGACGACTCTGCTTCTGACGCTGAGGACGAGTCCAGAGCTGAGAGCCAGGGGAATTCAGATGCTCTGCTGAAAAGGGCCATGAACATCAAAGAGAACAAGGCTATG CTTGCTCAGTTGTTGGCAGAATTGAATTCGGTGCCAGATTTCTTCCCTGTTCGGACGCCACCTTCGGCTTCT AGGAGGAGAACACCACGACGGGCCTTCTCAGAGGGACAGATCACACGGCGCATGAACCCAACCCGGAGCGCACGACCCCCAGAAAAGTTTGCTCTGGAAAACTTTACCTTCTCAGCCACCAAGCTTACTGAAGagctttacagtttcagaagaagaaagacaatcaGTGGG gggAAATGCCAGAAGTATAGACGTCACCGAATATCTTCTTTCCGCTCAGTGAAAGACATTACTGAGGAAGACTTGGAAAACATTGCCATAACTGTGCGTGATAAAGTCTATGATAAAGTGCTT GGTAACACGTGCCATCAGTGCCGGCAGAAGACCATCGATACCAAGACGGTCTGTCGGAACCAGAGCTGTGGCGGTGTGCGGGGACAGTTCTGTGGGCCTTGCCTGCGGAATCGCTATGGGGAGGATGTGCGGACAGCGTTGCTGGATCCG gaGTGGACATGTCCTCCCTGCCGTGGCATCTGCAATTGCAGTTACTGCCGGAGGCGAGATGGTCGCTGTGCTACTGGAATTCTCATTCATCTGGCCAAGTTCTACGGTTATGATAATGTCAAGGAGTACCTGGAGAG CTTACAGAAGAAGCTGTAG